Proteins encoded within one genomic window of Nonomuraea gerenzanensis:
- a CDS encoding MarR family winged helix-turn-helix transcriptional regulator, translating into MTDTRWLDATEMAAWRAFVSTSHLLERRIEEQLKADAGLTHPQYEILVVLSESPGHQMRMTELARDVVVSKSALTYQITQLEKAGLVERATCPSDERGVLAVLTEKGMSRLRQVAPGHVEVVRAYLIDRLSREELRAMTSAMRKTEEALRSSA; encoded by the coding sequence GTGACGGACACCCGATGGCTGGACGCGACCGAGATGGCGGCATGGCGCGCCTTCGTGTCCACCTCCCACCTGCTCGAGCGGCGCATCGAGGAGCAGCTCAAGGCCGACGCCGGCCTCACGCACCCGCAGTACGAGATCCTGGTGGTCCTGTCGGAGTCACCCGGCCATCAGATGCGTATGACCGAGCTGGCCAGGGACGTCGTGGTGTCGAAGAGCGCGCTGACGTACCAGATCACCCAGCTTGAGAAGGCGGGGCTGGTCGAGCGGGCCACCTGCCCGTCCGACGAGCGCGGCGTGCTCGCCGTGCTGACGGAGAAGGGGATGAGCCGCCTGCGGCAGGTGGCTCCCGGGCACGTCGAGGTGGTGCGCGCCTACCTGATCGACCGGCTGAGCCGGGAGGAGCTGCGGGCGATGACCAGCGCCATGCGCAAGACGGAGGAGGCCTTACGATCCTCCGCGTGA
- a CDS encoding DoxX family protein translates to MVDQARPVVLLLARVAIGVIFLVHGYQKFATMGIAGTTKFFESVGIPLAGLAAPAVAVLEVAGGLALILGVALPIAGTLLALDMLGAIAFVHGANGLAGDGGYEFVLALAAASLAVGFTGGGALALDRVLTRRRSAATATA, encoded by the coding sequence ATGGTGGATCAGGCGCGTCCCGTCGTGCTGTTGCTGGCGAGGGTCGCCATCGGGGTGATCTTCCTGGTGCACGGCTATCAGAAGTTCGCGACGATGGGGATCGCGGGCACGACCAAGTTCTTCGAGTCCGTCGGCATCCCGCTGGCAGGCCTGGCCGCGCCCGCGGTGGCCGTGCTGGAGGTGGCAGGCGGGCTGGCGCTGATCCTGGGCGTCGCGCTGCCGATCGCAGGCACCCTGCTGGCCCTCGACATGCTGGGCGCGATCGCGTTCGTGCACGGGGCCAACGGGCTGGCCGGCGACGGCGGCTACGAGTTCGTGCTGGCGCTGGCGGCGGCGAGCCTGGCCGTCGGCTTCACCGGGGGCGGCGCGCTGGCGCTCGACCGCGTCCTGACCCGCCGCCGCAGCGCCGCGACGGCGACCGCCTGA
- the mmuM gene encoding homocysteine S-methyltransferase, which produces MTTLVLDGGLATRLEQLGADLSDALWSARLLLEEPALIRRAHADYFAAGADVATTASYQATLPGFERRGLDVVAAERLIRLSVELASQARDEAGRGLVAASVGPYGAYLANGAEYTGDYDLDEDGLYAWHLPRWEILAAAGADLLACETIPSVAEARALAALLARTPEVKVWVSFSCRDGERLSDGTPIREAAALFTGNPQVVAVGANCTAPRHIPGLISCLAGGLPVIVYPNSGESWDAAARRWQGLADPVEYGMAAAQWQRAGASLIGGCCRTTPEHIRQIRAWLP; this is translated from the coding sequence GTGACGACACTTGTCCTGGACGGCGGGCTGGCCACGCGGCTGGAGCAGCTCGGCGCGGATCTGAGCGACGCGCTGTGGTCGGCGCGGCTGCTGCTGGAGGAGCCCGCGCTGATCAGGCGCGCGCACGCCGACTACTTCGCGGCGGGGGCCGACGTGGCGACCACGGCCAGCTACCAGGCGACGCTGCCGGGGTTCGAGCGGCGCGGGCTGGACGTGGTGGCGGCCGAGCGGCTGATCCGGCTGTCGGTGGAGCTGGCCTCCCAGGCGCGTGACGAGGCCGGGCGCGGGCTGGTGGCGGCCTCGGTCGGCCCGTACGGCGCCTACCTGGCCAACGGCGCCGAGTACACCGGCGACTACGACCTCGACGAGGACGGCCTGTACGCCTGGCACCTGCCGCGCTGGGAGATCCTCGCGGCGGCCGGGGCGGACCTGCTGGCCTGCGAGACCATCCCGTCCGTCGCCGAGGCGCGGGCGCTGGCCGCGCTGCTGGCCCGCACGCCGGAGGTGAAGGTGTGGGTGAGCTTCTCCTGCCGCGACGGCGAGCGGCTCAGCGACGGCACGCCGATCCGCGAGGCGGCCGCCCTGTTCACGGGAAACCCGCAGGTGGTGGCCGTCGGCGCGAACTGCACCGCGCCGCGCCACATCCCCGGCCTGATCTCCTGCCTGGCGGGCGGCCTGCCCGTGATCGTCTACCCCAACTCGGGCGAGTCGTGGGACGCCGCCGCCCGCCGCTGGCAGGGCCTGGCCGACCCGGTCGAGTACGGCATGGCCGCCGCGCAGTGGCAGCGGGCCGGCGCGTCGCTGATCGGCGGCTGCTGCCGGACGACGCCCGAGCACATCAGGCAGATCCGCGCGTGGCTGCCCTGA
- a CDS encoding alpha/beta hydrolase, producing the protein MPLMPGAEPYHHEAGQIGVLLCHGFTGTPQSLRPWGEYLAGHGVSVSLPRQPGHGTRWQEMNRTRWEDWYAEVEKAFADLQGRCAEVFVAGLSLGGCLALRLAEVHGSAIRGVMVVNPSIANDVPLLKLAPLLKWFVPSVPGVANDVKKPGARELAYARTPVKAAASLPGLWSLVQADLAKVTQPLLVFHSTEDHVVKPTSVAIIRAKVPQATIEELTDSYHVATLDNDADRIFAGSLDFIRTHASVPLQRD; encoded by the coding sequence ATGCCGCTCATGCCAGGCGCGGAGCCCTACCACCACGAAGCAGGCCAGATCGGCGTGCTGCTGTGTCACGGCTTCACCGGCACGCCGCAGTCCCTGCGACCGTGGGGTGAGTACCTGGCCGGGCACGGGGTCAGCGTCTCGCTCCCCCGCCAGCCCGGGCACGGCACCAGGTGGCAGGAGATGAACAGGACGCGCTGGGAGGACTGGTACGCCGAGGTGGAGAAGGCGTTCGCCGACCTCCAGGGGCGGTGCGCGGAGGTGTTCGTGGCGGGGCTGTCCCTGGGTGGCTGCCTGGCGCTGCGGCTCGCCGAGGTGCACGGCTCCGCGATCAGGGGCGTGATGGTGGTCAACCCCTCGATCGCCAACGACGTGCCGTTACTGAAGCTGGCTCCGCTGCTCAAATGGTTCGTGCCGTCGGTGCCTGGCGTCGCCAACGACGTCAAGAAGCCCGGCGCGCGCGAGCTGGCCTACGCCCGCACCCCGGTGAAGGCGGCGGCCTCGCTGCCGGGCCTGTGGTCGCTGGTGCAGGCCGACCTGGCGAAGGTGACACAGCCGCTGCTGGTCTTCCACAGCACGGAGGACCACGTGGTGAAGCCGACGAGTGTCGCGATCATACGCGCGAAGGTCCCGCAGGCCACGATCGAGGAGCTTACCGATAGCTACCATGTTGCGACGCTTGACAACGATGCCGACAGGATCTTTGCCGGGAGCCTCGACTTCATCCGGACACATGCCTCGGTACCCTTGCAGAGGGACTGA
- a CDS encoding ROK family glucokinase, whose protein sequence is MLTIGVDIGGTKVAAGVVDDNGEIVEHTLRPTAADRPDVVADTVADVVRELSRDRTIEAVGVGAAGFVDETRSVVRFAPNLAWREEPLQKKISGLVGLPVVIENDANAMAWGETRFGAGRGQSHVVCLTLGTGIGGGIVIDGALYRGRWGMGAELGHMQVLPGGRLCGCGNVGCWEQYASGQALVKDAREIAEAQPERAATLLGLAGGKIEGEEVTEAARLGDEASLDAFRSLADWLGQGMADLAAVLDPGCFIVGGGVSRAADLFIDRARQAFAERLTGHGHRPFAEIRLAELGASAGVVGAADLARQR, encoded by the coding sequence ATGCTCACGATCGGTGTCGACATCGGCGGGACGAAGGTGGCCGCCGGTGTGGTCGACGACAATGGCGAGATCGTCGAACACACGCTCAGGCCCACCGCCGCCGACCGCCCCGACGTGGTCGCCGACACGGTGGCCGACGTCGTCCGCGAGCTGTCCAGAGACAGGACGATCGAGGCCGTGGGCGTCGGCGCGGCCGGTTTCGTGGACGAGACCAGATCCGTCGTGCGCTTCGCCCCCAACCTGGCCTGGCGCGAGGAGCCGCTGCAGAAGAAGATCAGCGGCCTGGTCGGCCTGCCCGTCGTCATCGAGAACGACGCCAACGCCATGGCCTGGGGCGAGACCCGGTTCGGCGCGGGCAGGGGCCAGTCGCACGTGGTCTGCCTGACGCTGGGCACCGGCATCGGCGGCGGCATCGTCATCGACGGCGCGCTCTACCGCGGCCGCTGGGGCATGGGCGCCGAGCTGGGGCACATGCAGGTGCTGCCCGGCGGGCGGCTGTGCGGGTGCGGCAACGTCGGCTGCTGGGAGCAGTACGCCAGTGGCCAGGCCCTGGTCAAGGACGCCAGGGAGATCGCCGAGGCGCAGCCGGAGCGGGCCGCCACACTGCTCGGCCTGGCCGGCGGCAAGATCGAGGGCGAGGAGGTGACCGAGGCCGCCCGGCTGGGTGACGAGGCCTCGCTCGACGCCTTCCGCAGCCTGGCCGACTGGCTGGGCCAGGGCATGGCCGACCTGGCCGCCGTGCTCGACCCCGGCTGCTTCATCGTCGGCGGCGGCGTCTCCCGCGCCGCCGACCTGTTCATCGACCGGGCCAGGCAGGCCTTCGCGGAGCGGCTCACCGGGCACGGGCACCGGCCGTTCGCCGAGATCAGGCTGGCCGAGCTGGGCGCCTCCGCCGGTGTGGTGGGAGCCGCCGACCTGGCCAGGCAGCGCTGA
- a CDS encoding ArsA family ATPase → MSPRVLLFTGKGGVGKTTAAAATATLAAGRGLKTLIISTDTAHSLSDALAAAPGEIVPGLHLHQVDTQKSLERHWGELQEYARGVLAELGLDQITSEEITVLPGAEEVIALLELREHAREGRWDVIVVDCAPTAETLRLLALPEALDWHVSRLMPVGRKLVRLVAPFVRGVARVSAPGEDVMSAGERFHRGLMEVRELLTGDHASVRLVLTPESVVLAEARRTLTSLSLYGYRVDAVIANRVFPGEGADEWRARWVAAQSRLLAEAEQSFAPLPVHVVPYLPAEPVGRDALADLGAAMYGEADPFAPHAVEPPLRMSADELTLALPGADRGDVDLARKGDELIITAGPYRRILALPVALARRKISGAELRDGVLRVRWAAAQGSAETGSGLPFGSGSESAP, encoded by the coding sequence TTGAGCCCGCGGGTCCTGCTGTTCACGGGCAAGGGCGGCGTCGGCAAGACGACGGCCGCCGCGGCCACCGCCACGCTCGCCGCCGGGCGCGGCCTCAAGACGCTCATCATCTCCACCGACACGGCGCACTCCCTGTCCGACGCGCTGGCCGCGGCGCCGGGTGAGATCGTGCCCGGCCTGCACCTGCACCAGGTCGACACACAGAAGTCGCTGGAGCGCCACTGGGGCGAGCTGCAGGAGTACGCCAGGGGAGTGCTGGCCGAGCTGGGGCTCGACCAGATCACCTCCGAGGAGATCACCGTCCTGCCGGGCGCGGAAGAGGTCATCGCCCTGCTGGAGCTGCGCGAGCACGCCCGCGAGGGCCGCTGGGACGTGATCGTGGTCGACTGCGCGCCCACCGCCGAGACGCTGCGCCTGCTGGCCCTGCCCGAGGCGCTCGACTGGCACGTCAGCCGGCTCATGCCGGTCGGGCGCAAGCTGGTGCGGCTCGTCGCGCCGTTCGTGCGCGGCGTGGCCCGCGTGAGCGCCCCCGGAGAGGACGTGATGAGCGCCGGCGAGCGCTTCCACCGCGGCCTGATGGAGGTGCGCGAGCTGCTCACCGGCGACCACGCCTCCGTGCGCCTCGTGCTCACTCCCGAGTCGGTGGTGCTCGCCGAGGCCAGGCGCACCCTGACCTCACTCAGCCTGTACGGCTACCGCGTCGACGCCGTCATCGCCAACCGGGTCTTCCCCGGGGAGGGCGCCGACGAGTGGCGCGCCCGCTGGGTGGCGGCGCAGTCCCGGCTGCTGGCCGAGGCGGAGCAGTCGTTCGCGCCGCTGCCCGTGCACGTCGTGCCGTACCTGCCCGCCGAGCCCGTCGGCAGGGACGCCCTGGCCGACCTGGGCGCCGCGATGTACGGCGAGGCCGACCCGTTCGCCCCGCACGCCGTCGAGCCGCCGCTGCGGATGAGCGCCGACGAGCTGACGCTGGCCCTGCCCGGCGCCGACCGCGGCGACGTGGACCTGGCCCGCAAGGGCGACGAGCTGATCATCACCGCCGGGCCGTACCGGCGGATCCTGGCGCTGCCCGTGGCGCTGGCCCGCAGGAAGATCAGCGGGGCGGAGCTGCGCGACGGCGTGCTGCGCGTCCGCTGGGCCGCCGCGCAGGGCTCGGCGGAGACGGGGTCTGGGCTACCGTTCGGCTCAGGGAGCGAATCCGCGCCCTGA
- a CDS encoding metallophosphoesterase family protein, with amino-acid sequence MRVHVVSDVHGRADALARAADGADALICLGDLILFVDYDDHAQGIFADLFGAENARRFIELRTAKRFDEARAMSAKLWATLDGDPREHIEQNVRGQYETLFTAMPTPAYLTYGNVDLPRLWADYLRPGHHVLDGQVTEIGGLRFGFVGGGLRTPYRTPHELTDEEYAAKVEAVGEVDVLCCHIPPALPELLYDVVARRFERGSEATLAAIRRTQPRYALFGHVHNPLRARARVGRTECVNVGHFRGKGVPYVLEW; translated from the coding sequence ATGAGGGTCCATGTCGTCAGTGACGTCCACGGCAGAGCCGACGCCCTGGCCCGCGCGGCCGACGGCGCCGACGCGCTGATCTGCCTCGGCGACCTGATCCTGTTCGTCGACTACGACGACCACGCGCAGGGCATCTTCGCCGACCTGTTCGGCGCCGAGAACGCCAGGCGGTTCATCGAGCTGCGCACGGCCAAGCGGTTCGACGAGGCCAGAGCCATGTCGGCGAAGCTGTGGGCGACGCTCGACGGCGACCCGCGTGAGCACATCGAGCAGAACGTGCGCGGCCAGTACGAAACCCTCTTCACCGCCATGCCCACCCCCGCCTACCTCACCTACGGCAACGTGGACCTGCCCCGCCTGTGGGCCGACTACCTCAGGCCGGGCCACCACGTGCTCGACGGCCAGGTGACGGAGATCGGCGGCCTGCGCTTCGGCTTCGTGGGCGGCGGGCTCAGGACCCCGTACCGCACCCCGCACGAGCTGACCGACGAGGAGTACGCCGCCAAGGTCGAGGCCGTCGGCGAGGTGGACGTGCTGTGCTGCCACATCCCGCCCGCGCTGCCCGAGCTGCTCTACGACGTGGTGGCCCGGCGGTTCGAGCGCGGCAGCGAGGCGACGCTGGCGGCGATCAGGCGCACCCAGCCGCGTTACGCGCTGTTCGGCCACGTGCACAACCCCCTGCGCGCGCGAGCCCGGGTGGGACGCACCGAATGTGTGAACGTGGGGCATTTCCGGGGGAAGGGGGTTCCGTACGTCCTCGAATGGTGA
- the otsB gene encoding trehalose-phosphatase — MATSRAPLPFTEAVSATVAQSTRSGFFFDFDGTIAPIMRDPAAVFPVPGAVERLRVLAELVGRVAIVSARPAAFLCERLAGVPRLGLFGLYGMQSVVDGRVRTEAEAGAWAPVIARVAADAARELPGEVLVEDKALMVALHYRSSPSARGAVERWASAKAAELGLREQYGRMVVELRPPVEGDKGTLVARETEALTRAWYFGDDLSDGRAFDALRGREERDPAFLGIRVAVANGETGDELARLADFTIDAPEHTPAMLDHVIRAFRATPYAG; from the coding sequence ATGGCGACCTCCCGCGCCCCGCTCCCCTTCACCGAGGCGGTGTCCGCCACCGTCGCGCAGAGCACGAGGTCCGGCTTCTTCTTCGACTTCGACGGCACGATCGCCCCCATCATGCGAGATCCCGCCGCCGTCTTCCCGGTGCCCGGCGCGGTGGAGCGGCTGCGGGTGCTGGCGGAGCTGGTGGGCAGGGTCGCGATCGTCTCGGCCCGCCCGGCGGCGTTCCTGTGCGAGCGGCTCGCCGGCGTCCCCCGGCTGGGGCTGTTCGGCCTGTACGGCATGCAGAGCGTGGTCGACGGCCGGGTGCGCACGGAGGCGGAGGCCGGGGCCTGGGCTCCGGTCATCGCCAGGGTGGCCGCCGACGCCGCCCGCGAGCTGCCCGGCGAGGTGCTGGTGGAGGACAAGGCGCTGATGGTGGCGCTGCACTACCGCTCCTCGCCGTCGGCGCGCGGCGCGGTGGAGCGGTGGGCCTCGGCGAAGGCGGCCGAGCTGGGGCTGCGCGAGCAGTACGGGCGCATGGTGGTCGAGCTGAGGCCGCCGGTCGAGGGTGACAAGGGCACGCTCGTCGCGCGCGAGACCGAGGCGCTCACCCGCGCCTGGTACTTCGGCGACGACCTGTCCGACGGCCGGGCGTTCGACGCGCTGCGCGGGCGGGAGGAGCGGGACCCGGCGTTCCTGGGCATCAGGGTGGCGGTGGCGAACGGGGAGACGGGCGACGAGCTGGCCCGCCTGGCCGATTTCACGATCGACGCCCCCGAGCACACCCCGGCCATGCTCGATCACGTCATCCGGGCATTCCGGGCGACCCCGTACGCTGGATGA
- a CDS encoding DUF5304 family protein, which yields MSESQDRDPIGTVADEARKLFDSIQGRATRQVGRSVFNSFTGGPRRERDVWEEAVSEPHDEYICRACPVCRAIAAQRESGSDVTGHLMAAGGELFAAVKGALDALSKPAPRTGGPREDGREDRRDDRRDDRRDDGRDDVEHIDLN from the coding sequence ATGAGCGAGAGCCAGGACAGAGACCCGATCGGCACCGTCGCCGACGAGGCACGCAAGTTGTTCGACTCGATCCAGGGGCGGGCCACCCGCCAGGTCGGCAGGAGTGTGTTCAACTCCTTCACCGGCGGCCCCCGCAGGGAGCGGGACGTGTGGGAGGAGGCCGTCTCCGAGCCGCACGACGAGTACATCTGCCGCGCCTGCCCCGTCTGCCGGGCGATCGCGGCGCAGCGGGAGTCGGGCAGCGACGTGACCGGGCACCTGATGGCCGCGGGCGGCGAGCTGTTCGCCGCGGTCAAGGGCGCGCTCGACGCGCTGAGCAAGCCCGCGCCGCGCACCGGCGGGCCCAGGGAAGACGGGCGCGAGGACCGGCGTGACGACCGGCGTGACGACCGGCGCGACGACGGGCGCGACGACGTGGAACACATAGATCTGAACTAG
- a CDS encoding SRPBCC family protein yields MSDRTTSSITIGAPQADVMAVIADFPSYPEWAGQVKRAEVLSTDTDGRPQTVRFALDAGPISDTYTLAYTWEGDGVRWQVAEPGKMVSDLRGSYRLAGAGSGTEVTYELTVDLSVPMIGLIKRKAEKVIVDTALKGLKKRVEGR; encoded by the coding sequence ATGTCTGATCGCACCACTTCGAGCATCACCATCGGCGCCCCGCAGGCCGACGTGATGGCGGTGATCGCGGACTTCCCCTCCTATCCGGAGTGGGCCGGGCAGGTCAAGCGCGCCGAGGTCCTCAGCACCGACACCGACGGCAGGCCGCAGACGGTGCGGTTCGCCCTGGACGCCGGCCCGATCAGCGACACCTACACCCTGGCCTACACCTGGGAGGGTGACGGCGTGCGCTGGCAGGTGGCCGAGCCCGGGAAGATGGTCTCCGACCTCCGGGGGAGTTACCGGCTCGCCGGCGCGGGCAGTGGCACCGAGGTGACGTACGAGCTGACGGTCGATCTCAGCGTGCCGATGATCGGCCTGATCAAGCGCAAGGCGGAGAAGGTGATCGTGGACACCGCGCTCAAGGGCCTCAAGAAGCGCGTCGAAGGCCGCTGA
- a CDS encoding endonuclease/exonuclease/phosphatase family protein — translation MTVRVGTYNLHGLRDSVPALTRVIAAARADVLCVQEAPRFGRWRARRAALAAAAGLAVATPGRVGGVAVLVGRRARVLHAGSHPLRTFLGLERRALAVAVVQAEGARLAVGSLHLDLHDAARMRHAAEAVELMEGVAARYGAAVVLAGDVNEHPQRPAWRYLAGRLADCYAVAPEGDGLTFPAAGPSARIDGVFAARGTRVVSCGGVDAAIADLTGASDHLPVVAELRVGH, via the coding sequence GTGACGGTCAGGGTCGGCACGTACAACCTGCACGGGCTGCGCGACAGCGTGCCCGCGCTGACCAGGGTCATCGCCGCCGCGCGCGCCGACGTGCTGTGCGTGCAGGAGGCGCCCAGGTTCGGCCGGTGGCGGGCCAGGCGCGCGGCGCTGGCCGCCGCGGCGGGGCTGGCGGTGGCGACGCCCGGCAGGGTGGGCGGCGTGGCCGTCCTCGTCGGGCGGCGGGCCCGCGTGCTGCACGCGGGGAGCCACCCGCTGCGCACGTTCCTCGGCCTGGAGCGGCGGGCGCTGGCCGTCGCCGTGGTGCAGGCCGAGGGGGCGCGGCTGGCCGTCGGCTCGTTGCATCTCGACCTCCACGACGCGGCCAGGATGCGGCACGCCGCCGAGGCGGTGGAGCTGATGGAGGGCGTGGCGGCCAGGTACGGCGCCGCCGTCGTGCTCGCCGGCGACGTCAACGAGCATCCCCAGCGGCCCGCCTGGCGCTACCTGGCCGGGCGGCTGGCCGACTGCTACGCCGTGGCGCCCGAGGGCGACGGGCTGACCTTCCCCGCCGCCGGCCCCTCCGCGCGCATCGACGGGGTGTTCGCCGCGCGCGGGACGCGGGTCGTGTCGTGCGGGGGAGTGGACGCCGCGATCGCCGATCTGACCGGGGCCAGCGACCATCTCCCGGTCGTCGCGGAGTTGCGAGTTGGGCACTAG
- a CDS encoding lysophospholipid acyltransferase family protein, giving the protein MFYWVVKAILGPFLHLIFRPWTEGAENVPKQGPAILAGNHLSFADHFFGPLQIRRKVISLGKADYFTGRGIKGFFTRLFFSGVGTVPIDRSGGKASEAALRTGLRVLREGNILGIYPEGTRTPDGRLYKGKTGVARLALESRVPVIPWAMINTYEMMPPGRLLPKLGIRPGVRFGKPLDFSRYYGMEDDRLVLRAVTDEIMYALMELSGQEYVDKYAASARVEMERAARAAASAGKSE; this is encoded by the coding sequence GTGTTCTACTGGGTGGTCAAGGCCATCTTGGGGCCGTTCCTCCACCTCATCTTCAGGCCGTGGACCGAGGGCGCCGAAAACGTGCCCAAGCAGGGGCCCGCGATCCTGGCCGGTAACCACCTGTCCTTCGCCGACCACTTCTTCGGCCCGCTGCAGATCCGGCGCAAGGTGATCTCGCTGGGCAAGGCCGACTACTTCACCGGGCGGGGCATCAAGGGCTTCTTCACCCGGCTGTTCTTCAGCGGGGTCGGCACCGTGCCGATCGACCGCTCCGGCGGCAAGGCCAGCGAGGCGGCCCTGCGCACCGGGCTGCGCGTGCTGCGCGAGGGCAACATCCTGGGCATCTACCCCGAGGGCACCCGCACCCCCGACGGCCGCCTCTACAAGGGCAAGACCGGGGTGGCCAGGCTCGCCCTGGAGTCACGGGTGCCGGTGATCCCGTGGGCGATGATCAACACGTACGAGATGATGCCGCCCGGGCGGCTGCTGCCCAAGCTGGGCATCAGGCCGGGCGTGCGGTTCGGCAAGCCGCTCGACTTCTCCCGCTACTACGGCATGGAGGACGATCGGCTGGTGCTGCGCGCGGTGACCGACGAGATCATGTACGCGCTGATGGAGCTGTCGGGCCAGGAGTACGTCGACAAGTACGCCGCCAGCGCCCGCGTCGAGATGGAACGGGCGGCCCGCGCCGCCGCCTCGGCAGGCAAGAGCGAGTGA